Proteins co-encoded in one Flavobacterium fluviale genomic window:
- a CDS encoding group III truncated hemoglobin — protein MAALKDISTIEDIKQMVDSFYGNVRKDELIGPIFNDKLQDRWEPHLQKMYNFWQTILFDVRAYSGTPFPPHKQLPVDQTHFDRWIAIFNSTIDTQFAGPITEEAKMRATNMAFMFSHKIEYFRNAENELRNSIKKS, from the coding sequence ATGGCAGCTCTAAAAGACATTTCCACTATAGAAGACATTAAACAAATGGTCGACAGTTTTTATGGCAACGTAAGAAAAGACGAACTTATTGGTCCCATTTTCAATGATAAACTGCAAGACCGCTGGGAACCTCATCTGCAGAAAATGTATAATTTTTGGCAGACTATTTTATTTGATGTCCGCGCTTATTCTGGAACGCCTTTTCCGCCGCACAAGCAACTGCCTGTCGATCAAACTCATTTCGACCGCTGGATTGCCATTTTTAATTCAACTATAGATACACAGTTCGCAGGGCCAATTACCGAAGAAGCAAAAATGCGCGCCACCAATATGGCTTTTATGTTCAGTCATAAAATTGAATATTTTAGAAATGCAGAAAATGAATTAAGAAATTCCATTAAAAAATCTTAA
- a CDS encoding aromatic amino acid hydroxylase, whose amino-acid sequence MNPNIETNPLLERLPKHLQQFIKPQDYSDYTPINQAVWRYVMRKNVDYLSKVAHHSYLEGLRKTGIEIDSIPSMYGMNRILSEIGWAAVAVDGFIPPNAFMEFQAYNVLVIASDIRQLEHIEYTPAPDIIHEGAGHAPIIANPEYAEYLRRFGEIGCKAISSHKDYQMYEAIRLLSILKEAEDTPQEKIDEAEKAVADLQNDMGELSEMAQIRNLHWWTVEYGLIGTVEDPKIYGAGLLSSIGESAWCMTDNVKKIPYDISAANQNFDITQLQPQLYVTPTFSHLSLILEEFANKMALRTGGLSGIQKLIQSNALGTIELSTGLQISGVFTDVIEEEGKPVYIQTTGKTALAYREKELVGHGTLTHPHGFGSPIGKLKGFNLAIEDMSPKDLQAYSIVENETVKLEFEGNIIVEGEIITGSRNLHGEIILISFRNCTVTNGETILFQPDWGNYDMAIGKKVISAFSGPADVNSFDLINIVPTTKTIKAKHTEERDELEILYATVRNIRNNNDSKTELKSVFEKLKNNHSNDWLLSIEIAELLKDSDEKQLLQEVLVYLDQLKVKRPEISHLISGGLDLIFDSSLPDLPLRH is encoded by the coding sequence ATGAACCCAAATATTGAAACTAATCCGTTATTAGAGCGATTGCCTAAACATTTACAGCAATTTATTAAGCCTCAAGATTATAGCGACTACACTCCTATCAATCAAGCGGTTTGGAGATATGTTATGCGCAAAAATGTAGATTATCTTTCTAAAGTTGCGCATCATTCGTATTTGGAAGGTTTACGCAAAACTGGAATTGAGATCGATTCTATTCCTAGTATGTATGGCATGAACCGTATTTTGAGCGAAATTGGCTGGGCTGCAGTTGCGGTTGACGGATTTATTCCGCCTAATGCTTTTATGGAATTTCAAGCTTATAATGTTTTGGTTATTGCTTCGGATATCAGGCAATTAGAACATATTGAATATACCCCCGCACCAGACATCATTCACGAAGGTGCCGGCCACGCTCCTATTATTGCCAATCCTGAATATGCTGAATATTTAAGACGTTTTGGCGAAATTGGATGCAAAGCCATTTCTTCTCACAAAGATTATCAAATGTACGAAGCCATTCGTCTGCTTTCTATCTTAAAAGAAGCTGAAGATACACCGCAGGAAAAAATCGACGAAGCCGAAAAAGCTGTTGCCGATTTGCAAAATGATATGGGAGAACTTTCTGAAATGGCGCAAATTAGAAACCTGCATTGGTGGACCGTTGAATACGGTTTAATTGGAACTGTTGAAGACCCTAAAATTTACGGTGCAGGATTACTTTCTTCTATTGGCGAAAGTGCTTGGTGCATGACTGATAATGTGAAGAAGATTCCTTATGATATTTCAGCGGCGAATCAGAATTTTGACATTACGCAGTTACAGCCTCAACTTTATGTAACACCTACTTTTTCTCATTTGAGTTTAATCTTAGAAGAATTTGCTAATAAAATGGCATTACGAACTGGAGGTCTCTCTGGAATTCAGAAATTGATTCAGTCTAATGCTTTGGGAACAATTGAATTGAGTACTGGGTTACAAATTTCTGGAGTTTTTACCGATGTAATTGAAGAGGAAGGAAAACCTGTTTACATTCAAACAACGGGAAAAACGGCTTTGGCTTACCGTGAAAAAGAATTAGTGGGCCACGGAACTTTAACACATCCGCATGGATTTGGAAGCCCGATTGGAAAATTGAAAGGTTTTAATCTGGCGATTGAAGATATGAGTCCGAAAGATTTGCAGGCTTACAGCATTGTAGAAAACGAGACTGTAAAACTAGAATTTGAAGGTAACATTATTGTTGAAGGTGAAATCATTACAGGTTCTCGAAACCTTCATGGAGAAATTATTCTGATCAGTTTTAGAAATTGTACGGTTACGAATGGCGAAACGATTTTGTTTCAGCCTGATTGGGGGAATTATGATATGGCAATTGGTAAAAAAGTTATATCTGCATTTTCTGGTCCAGCCGATGTGAATTCTTTTGATTTAATCAATATTGTTCCCACCACTAAAACAATTAAAGCAAAACATACTGAAGAGCGTGATGAATTAGAAATTCTATACGCAACAGTTCGTAACATCCGAAATAATAACGATTCTAAAACCGAATTAAAATCTGTTTTTGAGAAATTGAAGAACAATCATTCTAATGATTGGTTGTTATCAATTGAAATTGCTGAACTTTTAAAGGATTCAGATGAAAAACAGCTTTTACAAGAAGTCTTGGTTTATTTAGATCAATTGAAAGTTAAACGTCCTGAAATTTCACATTTAATTTCTGGCGGATTGGATTTGATTTTTGACAGCTCTTTGCCTGATTTACCACTAAGACACTAA
- the ilvA gene encoding threonine ammonia-lyase IlvA, with translation MSLFNEVLNAKKQLEDVVAATPLTQNLNLSDEFEATVLLKREDLQIVRSYKIRGAYNKISSLNEKEKANGIVCASAGNHAQGVAYSCNLLQINGKIYMPKTTPKQKVKQVQLFGKSFVEIVLTGDTFDDAYASATADAIKNHKTFIHPFDDEKVIAGQGTVGLEILESFKEPIDYVFVPIGGGGLASGLSEVFRHLSPNTKIIGVEPKGAPSMKTSIEENKNTALKTIDKFVDGAAVKQVGDKTFEICRYNLEDIILVPEGKVCTTILRLYNEEAMVVEPAGALTIAALDFYKDKIKDKNVVCIVSGSNNDIERTAEIKERSLLYEGLMHYFMIQFPQRPGALKEFVNNILGPDDDITYFQFAKKNSREVGSVVVGLELKNKNDIMPIKLKMTENGFEFQYLNDNQDLFTQLIG, from the coding sequence ATGAGTTTATTTAACGAAGTCCTTAATGCAAAAAAGCAGCTCGAAGATGTAGTTGCTGCAACTCCTTTGACACAAAATTTGAATCTTTCCGATGAATTTGAAGCTACCGTTTTATTAAAAAGAGAAGATTTACAAATTGTTCGGTCGTATAAAATAAGAGGTGCATATAATAAGATTTCTTCGTTAAACGAAAAAGAAAAAGCGAACGGCATTGTTTGTGCCAGTGCTGGAAATCATGCGCAAGGCGTTGCCTATTCTTGTAATCTTCTTCAAATAAATGGCAAAATTTACATGCCAAAAACTACGCCGAAACAAAAAGTAAAGCAAGTCCAGTTGTTTGGAAAATCTTTTGTTGAAATTGTGCTGACTGGAGATACTTTTGATGACGCTTACGCTTCTGCAACTGCAGATGCAATCAAAAATCATAAAACATTTATTCATCCTTTTGATGACGAAAAAGTAATTGCCGGTCAAGGAACTGTAGGTTTAGAAATCTTAGAAAGTTTTAAAGAACCAATTGATTATGTTTTTGTTCCAATTGGCGGAGGCGGACTGGCTTCTGGTTTATCTGAAGTTTTTAGACATTTAAGTCCGAATACCAAAATAATCGGTGTTGAGCCAAAAGGAGCACCTTCCATGAAAACTTCAATTGAAGAAAATAAAAATACAGCTTTAAAAACGATCGATAAATTTGTAGATGGTGCGGCGGTAAAACAAGTTGGTGATAAAACCTTTGAAATCTGCCGATATAATTTGGAAGATATTATTCTCGTTCCCGAAGGAAAAGTGTGCACTACAATTTTACGACTGTATAATGAGGAAGCAATGGTTGTGGAACCTGCGGGTGCTTTAACAATTGCCGCTTTGGATTTTTATAAAGATAAAATTAAGGACAAAAATGTGGTCTGCATAGTAAGCGGCAGTAATAACGACATAGAAAGGACTGCAGAAATCAAAGAACGCTCACTGCTTTACGAAGGTTTGATGCATTATTTTATGATTCAGTTTCCACAGCGTCCGGGAGCTTTAAAAGAATTTGTCAATAATATTTTAGGTCCTGATGATGACATTACTTATTTCCAATTTGCCAAGAAAAACAGCCGCGAAGTGGGTTCTGTTGTTGTTGGTTTAGAATTGAAAAACAAAAATGATATTATGCCAATCAAATTGAAAATGACTGAAAATGGTTTTGAATTTCAATATTTAAATGACAACCAAGATTTGTTTACGCAATTGATTGGATAA